A genomic stretch from Panthera uncia isolate 11264 chromosome E3, Puncia_PCG_1.0, whole genome shotgun sequence includes:
- the RBAK gene encoding RB-associated KRAB zinc finger protein: MNESQGPVSFRDVAVDFTQEEWQQLEPEEKTTYRDVMLENYSHLVSVGYDSTKPKVILKLEQGEEPWVVEGDLPCRSRPEVWKVDDLIERIPENGDDISRQAVSANSKTPNEEREDAFDTTHNVETSLVPSSVLSHTCVSCGKNLESTSELIISDGSYARKKPSECSECGKMDHGDKPYECNQNGEGYSQNAESILQNVNLLEKPFEYSECMEALDNEAVFLTHKRAYMGEKPYEWNDSGSDFIQMSNFNVYQRSQMELKPFECSECGKSFCKKSKLIIHQRAHTGEKPYECNVCGKSFSQKGTLTVHRRSHLEEKPYKCNECGKTFCQKLHLTQHLRTHSGEKPYECNECGKTFCQKTHLTLHQRNHSGERPYPCNECGKSFSRKSALSDHQRTHTGEKLYKCNECGKSYYRKSTLITHQRTHTGEKPYQCSECGKFFSRVSYLTIHYRSHLEEKPYECNECGKTFNLNSAFIRHRKVHTDEKPHECSECGKFSQFSYLTDHPPAPLGEKPYECNECGKIFLDGSAFSGHQSLPKGEKSYECNICGKLFSELSYYTIHYRSHSEEKPYGCSECGKTFSHNSSLFRHQRVHTGEKPYECYECGKFFSQKSYLTIHHRIHSGEKPYECSKCGKVFSRMSNLTVHYRSHSGEKPYECNECGKVFSQKSYLTVHYRTHSGEKPYECNECGKKFHHRSAFNSHQRIHRRGSVNVLAVGDLL; the protein is encoded by the exons GGACCAGTGTCATTCAGGGATGTGGCCGTGGACTTCACCCAGGAGGAGTGGCAGCAGCTGGAGCCAGAGGAGAAGACCACCTACCGGgacgtgatgctggagaactacaGCCACCTTGTCTCCGTGG GGTACGACAGCACCAAACCGAAAGTGATCCTCAAgctggagcagggagaggagccGTGGGTAGTGGAAGGTGACCTGCCGTGTCGGAGTCGTCCAG aaGTCTGGAAAGTTGATGACCtgatagagagaatcccagaaaaTGGAGATGACATTTCAAGGCAGGCTGTTTCTGCCAACAGCAAAACCCcaaatgaggagagagaggatgcgTTTGATACAACACATAATGTGGAAACAAGCCTTGTTCCTTCAAGCGTCCTATCTCACACTTGTGTCTCATGTGGAAAGAATTTAGAATCGACTTCAGAATTAATCATCAGTGACGGCAGCTATGCGAGAAAGAAACCCAGTGAATGTAGCGAGTGCGGAAAGATGGACCACGGAGACAAACCCTATGAGTGTAACCAAAATGGGGAAGGCTATTCTCAAAACGCAGAAAGTATTCTTCAGAACGTTAATCTTTTGGAGAAACCCTTTGAATACAGTGAATGCATGGAAGCCTTAGACAACGAAGCTGTTTTCCTTACTCATAAGAGAGCTTATATGGGGGAGAAGCCCTACGAATGGAATGACTCCGGGTCAGACTTCATCCAGAtgtcaaattttaatgtttaccagAGATCACAGATGGAATTGAAGCCCTTTGAGTGCAGCGAGTGTGGGAAATCCTTCTGTAAAAAGTCAAAGTTAATCATACATCAGAGGGCCCACACgggagagaaaccttatgaatgtaatgTATGTGGGAAGTCCTTCAGCCAAAAGGGAACCCTCACCGTCCATCGGAGATCCCACTTGGAGGAGAAGCCCTATAAATGCAATGAGTGTGGGAAAACCTTCTGTCAGAAGCTACATCTCACCCAACACCTGAGGACTCATTCAGGCGAGAAgccctatgaatgtaatgaatgtgggaaaaccTTCTGCCAAAAGACCCATCTGACCTTGCACCAGAGGAATCATTCAGGAGAGAGACCCTACCcctgtaatgaatgtgggaaatcctTCTCCCGCAAGTCTGCCCTCAGTGACCACCAGAGAACGCATACTGGAGAGAAACTTTACAAATGTAACGAGTGTGGGAAATCCTACTACCGAAAATCTACACTCATTACCCATCAGAGgacacacacaggagagaaaccctatcaGTGCAGTGAGTGTGGCAAGTTCTTCTCTCGGGTGTCGTACCTCACCATCCATTACAGAAGTCATTTAgaagagaaaccctatgaatgtaatgagTGTGGCAAAACCTTCAATTTAAATTCAGCCTTCATTAGACATCGGAAGGTACACACAGATGAGAAACCCCACGAATGTAGTGAATGCGGAAAGTTCTCTCAGTTCTCCTATCTCACCGACCATCCTCCGGCTCCTTtaggagagaaaccctatgaatgtaacgAATGTGGGAAAATCTTCCTTGACGGTTCAGCCTTCAGTGGGCACCAGTCACTTCCGAAAGGGGAGAAATCCTATGAATGTAACATATGTGGGAAATTGTTCTCTGAGTTGTCCTACTACACTATACATTATAGAAGTCATTCGGAAGAGAAACCCTATGGTTGTAGCGAATGTGGGAAAACCTTCTCCCATAACTCCTCCCTCTTTAGACATCAAAGAGTgcacacgggcgagaagccctATGAGTGTTATGAATGTGGGAAGTTCTTCTCCCAGAAGTCCTATCTCACTATCCACCATCGGATCCACTCGGGAGAGAAGCCCTATGAATGTAGTAAATGTGGGAAAGTCTTCTCTCGGATGTCGAACCTCACTGTACACTATAGAAGCCATTCGGGAGAGAAGCCCTACGAATGTAACGAATGTGGAAAAGTCTTTTCTCAGAAGTCCTACCTCACCGTGCACTACAGGACTCATTCCGGAGAGAAGCCCTATGAATGTAACGAGTGTGGGAAAAAATTCCACCACAGGTCAGCCTTCAATAGCCATCAGAGAATTCACAGGAGAGGGAGTGTGAACGTACTGGCTGTGGGGGATCTCCTGTGA